In the Acropora muricata isolate sample 2 chromosome 1, ASM3666990v1, whole genome shotgun sequence genome, one interval contains:
- the LOC136922149 gene encoding zinc finger protein 44-like isoform X1, giving the protein MPKSFLVKKTFRIKRKHEEITCEENEEGSNFGGEDRPNVINQDISSTGDVAIQCNLESGANPHVPHSISGGNQPTAFPTLDTRGLHTLAELCLRRADYEFSTQNVDTDNKNTRNTGSLGTNFREPFKLHVSQKKRLVSDSVVPTLRKQQVGAKESAEEKCEDLKERRKEALRRASNASDEGSSRLHKLDDELEKMLQGKEEIIGREIRDFMENNKALENELVEETGVTEPELMKYLKESVHLKEDKRKNLFRWYLEKKLSRMESDDESYTCYKCGKIFAYESYLERHVKYVCPDKTGRTWKCSYCSKAFQYPCYLRRHMRSHTGESPYKCTQCSRAFVRSTDLQRHLRNHTGEKPYKCQECSRAFARSTDLKRHMRTHTGEKPYKCWQCSKAFSQSGSLQTHLHTHFKESLQIKGVIPDKNKRN; this is encoded by the exons ATGCCAAAATCCTTCCTTGTGAAAAAGACCTTTCGAATCAAGAGAAAACACGAAGAGATAACATGTGAAG AAAACGAGGAAGGATCAAACTTTGGAGGAGAGGACAGACCAAACGTCATCAACCAAGACATCAGTTCTACCG GCGATGTGGCAATTCAATGCAACCTGGAATCTGGCGCAAACCCCCACGTCCCGCATTCCATTAGTGGCGGGAACCAGCCCACTGCCTTTCCCACGTTGGACACGCGCGGCCTACACACTCTCGCTGAGCTGTGCTTGCGTCGAGCAGACTACGAATTTTCAACACAGAACGTTGACACAGACAACAAGAACACGAGAAATACCGGATCTCTTGGGACTAACTTCAGAGAGCCCTTTAAACTGCATGTATCGCAGAAGAAAAGGCTTGTTAGCGATTCGGTAGTTCCCACTTTAAGAAAACAACAAGTTGGAGCTAAAGAAAGTGCGGAGGAAAAATGCGAAGACTTGAAAGAAAGGAGGAAAGAAGCATTGCGGCGAGCAAGCAATGCGTCTGATGAAGGCTCTTCAAGACTTCATAAACTTGATGATGAACTGGAAAAAATGTTGCA GGGAAAAGAAGAGATCATTGGGCGAGAGATCAGAGATTTcatggaaaataacaaggctTTGGAAAATGAACTAGTTGAGGAGACAGGTGTAACAGAACCAGAACTGATGAAGTATTTGAAGGAGAGTGTACACTTAAAAGAGGACAAAAGAAAGAATCTATTTCGATGGTACCTTGAGAAAAAACTCAGCCGAATGGAATCAG atGACGAGAGCTACACTTGTTACAAGTGCGGAAAGATCTTTGCGTACGAGAGTTACCTGGAGCGCCATGTTAAATACGTGTGCCCCGACAAAACAGGCCGCACCTGGAAGTGTTCTTACTGCAGCAAAGCATTTCAGTACCCTTGTTATTTGAGAAGGCACATGCGTTCACATACAG GTGAAAGTCCTTACAAGTGCACACAGTGTTCACGCGCATTCGTTCGGTCCACCGACCTTCAAAGACACTTACGCAATCACACAGGAGAGAAGCCCTACAAATGCCAAGAATGTTCGAGAGCCTTTGCACGCTCGACGGACCTAAAACGTCACATGCGCACGCACACAGGGGAGAAGCCTTACAAATGTTGGCAGTGCTCCAAGGCATTTTCCCAGTCTGGCAGTTTGCAGACACATTTGCATACTCATTTCAAAGAGTCGCTGCAAATTAAAGGGGTTATACCGGATAAAAACAAACGGAATTGA
- the LOC136922149 gene encoding zinc finger protein 563-like isoform X2, which translates to MEKIQCDVAIQCNLESGANPHVPHSISGGNQPTAFPTLDTRGLHTLAELCLRRADYEFSTQNVDTDNKNTRNTGSLGTNFREPFKLHVSQKKRLVSDSVVPTLRKQQVGAKESAEEKCEDLKERRKEALRRASNASDEGSSRLHKLDDELEKMLQGKEEIIGREIRDFMENNKALENELVEETGVTEPELMKYLKESVHLKEDKRKNLFRWYLEKKLSRMESDDESYTCYKCGKIFAYESYLERHVKYVCPDKTGRTWKCSYCSKAFQYPCYLRRHMRSHTGESPYKCTQCSRAFVRSTDLQRHLRNHTGEKPYKCQECSRAFARSTDLKRHMRTHTGEKPYKCWQCSKAFSQSGSLQTHLHTHFKESLQIKGVIPDKNKRN; encoded by the exons ATGGAAAAGATACAGT GCGATGTGGCAATTCAATGCAACCTGGAATCTGGCGCAAACCCCCACGTCCCGCATTCCATTAGTGGCGGGAACCAGCCCACTGCCTTTCCCACGTTGGACACGCGCGGCCTACACACTCTCGCTGAGCTGTGCTTGCGTCGAGCAGACTACGAATTTTCAACACAGAACGTTGACACAGACAACAAGAACACGAGAAATACCGGATCTCTTGGGACTAACTTCAGAGAGCCCTTTAAACTGCATGTATCGCAGAAGAAAAGGCTTGTTAGCGATTCGGTAGTTCCCACTTTAAGAAAACAACAAGTTGGAGCTAAAGAAAGTGCGGAGGAAAAATGCGAAGACTTGAAAGAAAGGAGGAAAGAAGCATTGCGGCGAGCAAGCAATGCGTCTGATGAAGGCTCTTCAAGACTTCATAAACTTGATGATGAACTGGAAAAAATGTTGCA GGGAAAAGAAGAGATCATTGGGCGAGAGATCAGAGATTTcatggaaaataacaaggctTTGGAAAATGAACTAGTTGAGGAGACAGGTGTAACAGAACCAGAACTGATGAAGTATTTGAAGGAGAGTGTACACTTAAAAGAGGACAAAAGAAAGAATCTATTTCGATGGTACCTTGAGAAAAAACTCAGCCGAATGGAATCAG atGACGAGAGCTACACTTGTTACAAGTGCGGAAAGATCTTTGCGTACGAGAGTTACCTGGAGCGCCATGTTAAATACGTGTGCCCCGACAAAACAGGCCGCACCTGGAAGTGTTCTTACTGCAGCAAAGCATTTCAGTACCCTTGTTATTTGAGAAGGCACATGCGTTCACATACAG GTGAAAGTCCTTACAAGTGCACACAGTGTTCACGCGCATTCGTTCGGTCCACCGACCTTCAAAGACACTTACGCAATCACACAGGAGAGAAGCCCTACAAATGCCAAGAATGTTCGAGAGCCTTTGCACGCTCGACGGACCTAAAACGTCACATGCGCACGCACACAGGGGAGAAGCCTTACAAATGTTGGCAGTGCTCCAAGGCATTTTCCCAGTCTGGCAGTTTGCAGACACATTTGCATACTCATTTCAAAGAGTCGCTGCAAATTAAAGGGGTTATACCGGATAAAAACAAACGGAATTGA